CAAGGCTGGACAATAGGAGCTGGATGACGGGAGACTGTCACGTCCAGTTCTGAGAGAGCGCAGGGGGGTAGTTCCCCTGCGCCACTCACCTAAATAATGGGTAATCTCTCGGTACAGTCAAGGGCGTTGATAAGTAGGTGACGTCAACAATAATTTTCTTAATTACACTAAGGTCAGATAGTCATTTAATAGTATTATTACTGAAATCAACACAAAGAATTAATACAGCTTGCCGTGGCGGACGCCGCCGAAACTGCCCGCGAGGATACGGCACTGCAAGCGGGCAGGTCACTATGAACAGGGGAAGCTACTCTATGAAAAAGGCGGTCTCAATCCTGACAACCTCACCGAAGAGGCCCTGGTTAATGTCGAAGAGGATTATCAGGTCTGTGTCCGAATGCTGGCTCGTGCTGGGAGAAATCCACATTCCTGATTTTTACTAATGGATCCATTTTCAGCAAACGTTGAAAGGTCGTTTAACAATGAAAGTAAATGAGAAAAATATACTGGCAGAGGTTGGAAAAACCAGGAAACGACCGAATTCAATGCGTAATGTGGGGTATAGCGTGGGGTAAGACAAAACAAGCAAAACAAAAGGGGTTACGATTTTCTCGTAACCCCTTTTTATTGTTTGGTAGCGGGGGCCGGATTCGAACCAGCGACCTTTGGGTTATGAGCCCAACGAGCTACCAGACTGCTCCACCCCGCGCCATTTACCTATTTGAAGAACAAGTTACTAAATCAATACCTTTTAAATGTCAAGAGTTTTTCTATAATTTCTCTATTACTTCGAAAACATTTATTCTTCTTTCTATGCCCTTTATGTGGAAAGTGTCCATACTTTCTACCTTTACAGAATCCTGAACTTCTTTGTAGGTCTCATCACATATCAGTATTTGATCTTTTTTGGCATGGCGCTCAAGCCTTGCTGCCAGGTTGACTGAAGATCCCAAAACAGTATATTCTTTTTTCCTTGGTGATCCAAATATCCCGGCCATTACCTCGCCAGTGCTTATCCCGATTCCGATAGAAATTTCCTTATCAATCTTTGAAAGGTTTTTGTTGATTTTGGCCATTTCTTCTCTCATCCTTATAGCACACATCACTGCTCTTAGCGCATCGTCATCATAGGATATCGGTGCTCCGAATATTCCCATGATACCGTCTCCGATGTGTTTATCCAGGGTGCCATTATATTCAAAAATAATATTGTCAAGGGGTGAGAAGTAACGGGAATTGAGCATATCGGAAAGTTCCTGCGGGCTCAGCTTTTCGGATATTTCTGTAAAACCGCGAATGTCACTGAAGAGTATACTGACCCTTTGCTTTCTCGGAACTATATTCTTTCCTTCCTTCTGCAGTTCGGTAAGTATCTGTTCTGATACAAACTGCTTTAACCTCTTTTTGATATTGTATTCTCTGACTTTTGCTCTTAATTCGATGTTTTCAAAGGGTTTGGTTAAAAATCCGTCTATACCTGCATTGACCGAATGGATGGCACTTTCCATTGTTGCATATCCCGTAAGCATAATTCTGGTGATTTCGGGGCTAATACTGCCTATTTCAATCAATGTTTCGAGACCATCAATGCCGGGCATCTTAAAATCTGATATTACCGTTTCTATATCCCGCCAGTTATCCCGGACGATATTGATAGCTTCCATGCCATTCTCCGCCAGGAGGATTTTGTAACCATCTTTTGCGAGAACTTTCTTCAGGGCTCTCCTGACCCCCTCTTCATCATCTACTATCAATAACCCTGTCATTTTTCTCTCCTCTTACAGGGAAGCACTATTGTAACAGTGGATCCCATACCTGTTTCGCTTTTGATATAAATATCTCCCCCGTGCTTCTTTATGATTTCATGAGATATATACAGACCTAAGCCCGTACCTTCACCTACCCCTTTGGTCGTGAAAAACGGCTTGAAGATATCCTTGATTGTTTCGGGGGGAATTCCATTTCCAGTGTCATGGCATTCTGCTATTACGCTATTCGTCTCTTTTTTGTAACGTGTATTTAATGATATTTTGCCTTTACCTTCGGGCAGTGCCTGAATGGCATTTTTTATAATATTAATGAAGACCTGTCCCAGGTTTGCAAAGTTGCCTTCAATCTCGGGCAGGGTTCCGTCGTAATCTTTTTCAATGCTTACACTGATGTATTTATATTGGTTGTGTAGAACCCTCAATGCATCATCTATCACCACGTTGATATTCACCGGTTCAACGTACGTCTGTGTCTGTCGGGAGAGATCGAGTAGACTTTTTACTATATCCCTTGCCCTTCCTAACTCCTTCAGGCTAAATTTAAGATCATCTATTATTTCACTTTCATCATCGTCCTTTTCGTCCGGTTTTTCCATAGATTCTATACTTGTTTGGAGAAGGCTTGAAGCGCTCGATAGTGGATTGTTCAGTTCATGTGCTGTTCCCGCAACAAGCTGCCCAATGGCCGCGAGGCTTTCCGACTGAATGAGTTGCTTTTGTGTTTTGTCTTTTTCTTCCAGGGTACGTTGAAGGGCTGCCGTTCTCTTTTCAACCTTCCTTTCCAGCTCAACATTCAGGTTCTCAAGCTTCTCATAGTTCCTTGCATTCTCTATAGCGATTGCACTTTGATTTGCAACGGTTGCTAATAGTTCCAGATCTTCATGAACAAACAGTTCCTCCGATTTTTTCTCTCCCAGTAATATCATTCCCGTCAGTTTTTCCCTTGAAATCATGGGGATAACAAGAGACGCTTTAAATGTATTAAAGATATTGACGATTGAATTTCTGTCTTCTTCGGGAATAGAAACCTTGTCAACGACGACCTGATTCAAGGAACTCCTGTTTTTCTCAAGAAATTTAACTATCGGATGGTTTTTCTCTACACCGTCGGGCAGCTTGCTCTGATACGAGTATGAATGGAAAAAACCTTTTTCATCATTATATATCAGGAGCGTTACGTGACTTACCTGCAATGCCTCCGAAATAGAGTCCAGCAGAAGGTTTGTAATTTCATCAAATTTCAGCAGAGAAGTCATTTTCCAGCTTATTTCTTTGAGTGTTTTTTGATAATCATATTTCCCCCTGAAGAAGAGTTTATCAATACATTCCTGAACCTTTATTTTTATTGGGTTGAACAACAGGACTATCAATAAAGCGAGGGAAAAAGAGAGCACAACAGGGTTGCTATACCCGGACCACATAAATAATACGTTGAACAGGTATATCATGAATATGTAGATTACCGTCAGGATGGCAGTCAGGGAAAAATATATAGTTCCCTTTCTTATTACGGTACCGATGTCGAGAAGGTCGTATTTAAGCACTCCAAAGGCTAAGATAATTGCAGGAATGAAGCTGAAGTTGCCCATCGGATAAACATTGAAACCGCTGACGGGAAGATAATTTAATGAAATGAGAATGGTGCTCAAGCCCATACCGGCAAGTACATATTTTATCCTGTTTTTCTGCTGATTATTGCTCGCTCTCTTCATGCCCATAAAGAGGGTTAGAATGCAGTATAATACGGTTGAGATGGCGACAAGTGAAAAGAGGTGATAAACCGGGCCGGCTCTGGCGATTGTTCCGAAAGAATATTCATTAAATCCGCTTATAAAAAGGTCTGTCTGGGTAAAAAAGAGAAATATTAAACTTAAAAAACAGGCAGTATATACAAGCCATTTTCTCCGGGAAATTCCGAGGAATGAGTGAACAAATTGGATGTATACCGGTAGAATAAATACTAAAAACAGATAGGATAACCTGTCTATTTTAAGTGCAAGGGCTTTATTTGATATAACGGAAACTAAGGCAACATCAATGTTAATTACTGCTACTAAAAAACAGATACCTGCAAATAAGATATTTGCCGGGTTTTTTCTGCCTTTTAAAAGGGAAATCAGCACAAGACATACAAAAACAACAAAACCTAAAAAAGGGGTGATACTGTATGTGTGCGACTCTCTCAGATAGTCAAAGAATATGTTCCACCACCACCTTTTTCATAAACCCTAAAAAACGAATACTGCGGCTGCCAGTACCGTGGTATGTCCGCCGTCCTTTACGATACTCGATTGGGTGATATCAAGTGTCCTTACAATCTTGCCGCTTATTTTGAATATCTCCCTCTTTTCGTCCCAGCTTTCATCTACATCGAAATCTATTCCCAGGGTGGATGCCAGCATAGCGGCTGCCAGATCTTCCGAATAATCCCCCACCTCTGTTCCTTTCCGTCCGAAGGCATGATATTCGCTGATATATCCATACGCCGATTTGTCAGCCGGAATAGCGCAACCCACTGAAGCAGCTAAAAGCCTTCTCGGTTCATTACTGGAGCAGCGACTCATAACACAGTAAGTTATGGCCCCGGGGATTAGCTCTTTTAAGCCTTGAGCTTTCGAGATCATCTTACAACCTGGCGGGAATATGCTCGATACTTTAACCAGGTTGTATTTTTCTATACCGGCACTCCTGAGTGCCAGCTCAAAAGAGTGGAGTTCTTCCTTATGATGACCAACACCTTTTGTAAAAAACATCTTTTTGGGAACGAATATTTTCAATTTTCAACTCCTTCTGCTATATAACCCATTATTCTATATGCGAGTTTTGCCGCTAAAAAATCAGGTGCAACCATTCCGGGAATGGGTGTAAGTTCAACTATATCAAATCCTCGGATCTTGCATCTGCCGGATACCTCTTTAATCAGTCTCAGGAGGTCATTCCAGTAAATACCTCCTGGTTCAGGTGTGCCGGTTGCCGGCATTACAGAGGGGTCAAGTACGTCAAGATCAACTGTTACATAAATATCACCCGACAGGTTTTCACAGACCCGTTTTACCCATTCAGGATTTTCATGTATAAAACCCACCGGAAACGTCTTTACATCACTTTTAGCTAAGAAGACAGCCTCTTCCTTGCTGAAGCTTCGCACACCTGCCTGGACAAGAGGACACAACTCGGATATTCTGCGGCCTACGGATGCGTGACTGTAGGGGCTGTCCTGATAGGTATCTCTCATATCCGCATGAGCATCAAGCTGGAGCACCGAAATCGAGGGGTATTTCCCCTTCATTGCCCTGACGGCTCCGAATGAAATGCTGTGTTCTCCTCCCAGTATGGCCGGTATCTTATCAAAGGACAGAATGTAACTTATCCTTTCATGTACCGTTTCGATCATTCTTTCCGGTCCACGGGCGTCCGTTTCTACAGGTGGTAGGGTGTGAATTCCTTCAAGATAGGTTTCCCTGCAGAGTTCTTCATCATAGAGTTCCATGTTACTGGAAGCGTCCAGTATGGCCGCCGGTCCCCTCCTTGATCCAGACTGATAGGTTGAGGTCAGGTCGTATGGAATAGGCACCACGACAAACTTTGAATCTTCAAAAGAAGAAAAACCAGAAAGTATTCCTCCAAAATTCATAAAAAACACGTCCCCAAAAGTGCCTAAAGTTTGAAGTGCCTAAAGTGAGCTAAAGTTAATGTACACGCCTTCGGCGCGGTCAAATTCGAAACGGGCTGCGCTGAAAGTGCATTTTTAAACTTTAGGCACTTTAGCTCACTTTAGTTCACTTTACACTCTTAACTAAATCTTGCTGCTTGAACTGGTACCAACATCTGCGCAAAAAACGCAGTTGTTGTGAATAAAGACTCTAATACTCCTTCGTAAGTTCATCGAGTTCAGCCAGCAAAAAGACGGGGCCATCCTTACAGACATACTTACTGCCAACATTACATCGTCCACATTTCCCGATCCCGCACTTCATTCTCATCTCAAGAGAAGTAATGATATTTTCTCTGGAAAAACCTAATTCAAAAAATACCGGCAGTGTAAAACGGATCATAATTGGTGGCCCACATATCAGGGTCACGGCATTTTCAGAGCTCGGCCCTACTTCCTTACAGACCGTGGGGACAAACCCTTCCCTTCCCTTCCAGGTCTCATCTCCTTTATCCACCGTAACATACATGTTAATATCTTCCCTCTTTTCCCAGGCGGAAAGTTCATCTTTGTACATCAAAAGACCAGGGCTTCTTGCCCCATAAACAACGGTGATATCCCCGAACCGTGACCTGTTATTATCATGAATCATATAGTTAGTCAGAGACCTGAGAGTGGTAAAGGCAAACCCGCCGCCAACCACAACAATGTTTTTCCCCTCAAGATAGTCAATAGGCCACGAATTGCCCAGGGGACCTCTGAGACCGATCCGGCTACCCTCATCAAGATTATGGAGCGCGGAGGTAACAACACCTGCCTTCTGAATTGTAAACTCAAGATAGTCCGGCTGGGTCGGTGACGATGCAATACCGATCGGGGATTCCCCCTTGCCGAAAATAGAAAGCTCAGCAAACTGTCCCGGTAGATACTTGAAGCGTTCTTTTTCGTCTTCATGGACGAAAACCACACGGAACGTCTTAATATCCTTCGTGTCCACCTCCGTTATGATCTTTTCCACATCAACAGGAATCGGCATATATGGATTCAGCATTACTATCTCCCAAGAGAAAGACGATTTATAGTTTCAGAGCTTTCAATTTAGATATGTCCTCAACTATCTTCCTTATATCTATATTAACGGGGCAATCCCTCACACACCTGCCGCAACCGACACAGGAAATAGCATTAAAATTGTCCACATAGTACTTAAACTTGTGCATCACCCGCTGTCTCCATCTCTCCTTCTGCGACGGTCTTGGATTGTGGCCGGACGCTTCATGGGTAAATAACCAGTACATACACGAGTCCCAGGATCTTATCCGCCTTCCACGATTACCCTTGTTCTCATCACTGATATCGAAACAGTGACAGGTCGGACAGAGATAGGTACAGGTTCCACAGGCAAGGCACCGTTGGTGGATCGTATCCCAGAATGGGTGTTCAAAATTGTCATCCAGCCAGGCCTTGCTCTCCTTCGCCGGAATATGGGATTTAATCTTTTTTTCAGAGTTATCGGAAAGTTTCTTCTTTATTGAATCCACTGTGTCATCAATCTCGGAAAGGTTCCCAAACTTTTCAAGAAGCTTTTCTCCCTTAGGGGTCAGGAATTCGATAAAATAAGTATCACCGAGATCTGTCAACAGTATATCGCTTCCTTCTGAAGACATGGGATGTCCCCCCACCGATGTGCAGAAACAGGTCGTATAGGGGGGATGCACGCAGGCGAGCGAGATGATCGTTGTTTTCCCCCTCTTGTCAATATAGTAGGTATCCCTGTACTCCTTCTGGTCAAAAACCATATCCAGGAGGACAAAACTCAAGGCATCACAGGGACGAACCCCAAAGAGCACGGCCTCTTTTGCTTCCTCACCGCTTCCCGAAATCTCCATTCCCCTGTCGGTTCTGGCATATCTCATCATTGCCTCAGTATGAGGAAAGAAAATATTTTTGGGGGCATTTTTAGAATTGGGATAGTCTACTAAAAGTTCCATCCCCTCTTCCAAAACCCTGAAAAGAACATCTTTTCCTTCCCTAACCGGTGCATAAACCAATATTTCTTCAGAAATTCTTTTTATAACATCGTAAAGCATTTCTTTCTTTATTAGCCTTTTTTCCATACATTCCCTTAGTAAATTCGCTTTTGGTTATATGTAATTAACTAAAATCCTTAACTTTAGGCACTTTAGATCACTTTAAACTTTGATGTACTCGTAAAAAGTCTTTCTTTGTCACCCTGAATTTATTTCAGGGTCTCTAACTTACTGAGATAATTAGATGCTGAAACAAGTTCAGCATGACAAATTGTGCAGTTTATCATTTTTTACGAGTTCATCAACTTTAGGCACTTTCATATAAGACCCAGAGAGTCAAGCAGGGGTCTCGGATCAACATTGTGCATCTTGAACCATTTATCCGGTCCCCCTACACCCATTGCTAAGGCAATTAGTTCCGTAAAGTAAAATGCCGGAAGCCTCATGCCCTCGCTGGCCCTCATATCCAAATTTGCCATGCAGATCGGACAGGCAGTAACCAGACAATTGGCACCCGCTTCTTTCGCCATCCTCATCAACTTATCTACCAGGTGAACAACTATTTCAGTCTTGCCCAGGGTAAGACTTCCCCCGCAGCAATCCGTCTTATAGGACCAGGGGCGCGATTCGGCACCAAGGATTTTCATAATCGCATCCATCATGTACGGATTCTCGTAGTTGTCAAACTCACAGATCTCCGGGGGTCTAAGCAACAGGCACCCGT
The sequence above is a segment of the Syntrophales bacterium genome. Coding sequences within it:
- a CDS encoding adenylate/guanylate cyclase domain-containing protein, with the translated sequence MTGLLIVDDEEGVRRALKKVLAKDGYKILLAENGMEAINIVRDNWRDIETVISDFKMPGIDGLETLIEIGSISPEITRIMLTGYATMESAIHSVNAGIDGFLTKPFENIELRAKVREYNIKKRLKQFVSEQILTELQKEGKNIVPRKQRVSILFSDIRGFTEISEKLSPQELSDMLNSRYFSPLDNIIFEYNGTLDKHIGDGIMGIFGAPISYDDDALRAVMCAIRMREEMAKINKNLSKIDKEISIGIGISTGEVMAGIFGSPRKKEYTVLGSSVNLAARLERHAKKDQILICDETYKEVQDSVKVESMDTFHIKGIERRINVFEVIEKL
- a CDS encoding ATP-binding protein yields the protein MTPFLGFVVFVCLVLISLLKGRKNPANILFAGICFLVAVINIDVALVSVISNKALALKIDRLSYLFLVFILPVYIQFVHSFLGISRRKWLVYTACFLSLIFLFFTQTDLFISGFNEYSFGTIARAGPVYHLFSLVAISTVLYCILTLFMGMKRASNNQQKNRIKYVLAGMGLSTILISLNYLPVSGFNVYPMGNFSFIPAIILAFGVLKYDLLDIGTVIRKGTIYFSLTAILTVIYIFMIYLFNVLFMWSGYSNPVVLSFSLALLIVLLFNPIKIKVQECIDKLFFRGKYDYQKTLKEISWKMTSLLKFDEITNLLLDSISEALQVSHVTLLIYNDEKGFFHSYSYQSKLPDGVEKNHPIVKFLEKNRSSLNQVVVDKVSIPEEDRNSIVNIFNTFKASLVIPMISREKLTGMILLGEKKSEELFVHEDLELLATVANQSAIAIENARNYEKLENLNVELERKVEKRTAALQRTLEEKDKTQKQLIQSESLAAIGQLVAGTAHELNNPLSSASSLLQTSIESMEKPDEKDDDESEIIDDLKFSLKELGRARDIVKSLLDLSRQTQTYVEPVNINVVIDDALRVLHNQYKYISVSIEKDYDGTLPEIEGNFANLGQVFINIIKNAIQALPEGKGKISLNTRYKKETNSVIAECHDTGNGIPPETIKDIFKPFFTTKGVGEGTGLGLYISHEIIKKHGGDIYIKSETGMGSTVTIVLPCKRREK
- a CDS encoding arginine decarboxylase, pyruvoyl-dependent; its protein translation is MKIFVPKKMFFTKGVGHHKEELHSFELALRSAGIEKYNLVKVSSIFPPGCKMISKAQGLKELIPGAITYCVMSRCSSNEPRRLLAASVGCAIPADKSAYGYISEYHAFGRKGTEVGDYSEDLAAAMLASTLGIDFDVDESWDEKREIFKISGKIVRTLDITQSSIVKDGGHTTVLAAAVFVF
- the speB gene encoding agmatinase; amino-acid sequence: MNFGGILSGFSSFEDSKFVVVPIPYDLTSTYQSGSRRGPAAILDASSNMELYDEELCRETYLEGIHTLPPVETDARGPERMIETVHERISYILSFDKIPAILGGEHSISFGAVRAMKGKYPSISVLQLDAHADMRDTYQDSPYSHASVGRRISELCPLVQAGVRSFSKEEAVFLAKSDVKTFPVGFIHENPEWVKRVCENLSGDIYVTVDLDVLDPSVMPATGTPEPGGIYWNDLLRLIKEVSGRCKIRGFDIVELTPIPGMVAPDFLAAKLAYRIMGYIAEGVEN
- a CDS encoding FAD/NAD(P)-binding protein, which encodes MLNPYMPIPVDVEKIITEVDTKDIKTFRVVFVHEDEKERFKYLPGQFAELSIFGKGESPIGIASSPTQPDYLEFTIQKAGVVTSALHNLDEGSRIGLRGPLGNSWPIDYLEGKNIVVVGGGFAFTTLRSLTNYMIHDNNRSRFGDITVVYGARSPGLLMYKDELSAWEKREDINMYVTVDKGDETWKGREGFVPTVCKEVGPSSENAVTLICGPPIMIRFTLPVFFELGFSRENIITSLEMRMKCGIGKCGRCNVGSKYVCKDGPVFLLAELDELTKEY
- a CDS encoding 4Fe-4S dicluster domain-containing protein encodes the protein MEKRLIKKEMLYDVIKRISEEILVYAPVREGKDVLFRVLEEGMELLVDYPNSKNAPKNIFFPHTEAMMRYARTDRGMEISGSGEEAKEAVLFGVRPCDALSFVLLDMVFDQKEYRDTYYIDKRGKTTIISLACVHPPYTTCFCTSVGGHPMSSEGSDILLTDLGDTYFIEFLTPKGEKLLEKFGNLSEIDDTVDSIKKKLSDNSEKKIKSHIPAKESKAWLDDNFEHPFWDTIHQRCLACGTCTYLCPTCHCFDISDENKGNRGRRIRSWDSCMYWLFTHEASGHNPRPSQKERWRQRVMHKFKYYVDNFNAISCVGCGRCVRDCPVNIDIRKIVEDISKLKALKL